Proteins encoded by one window of Cloeon dipterum chromosome 4, ieCloDipt1.1, whole genome shotgun sequence:
- the Arglu1 gene encoding UPF0430 protein CG31712 isoform X2, with translation MGRSRSKSRSPRRHHKTKHSRKRSKSRERHKHKRRKRRSASTSSSGSSSSVTGGVEYRRKMNEVERLAEMERQRRQREIEARMVEEESAARIEALVQQRVQEELERRKDEIEAEVKRRVEEASKKMEAELMAELERRRQEQLEREKQREEDEQRKRRELETIMAENNRKIEEAQKKLAEERLAMVEQQRRMDEERRQLEKEQERRVKDEQRKILGKNNSRPKLSFTLKQS, from the exons ATGGGTCGTTCGCGGAGCAAAAGTCGTTCGCCGCGGAGGCACCACAAAACGAAACACTCGCGAAAGCGGTCTAAAAGCCGAGAACGACACAAACACAAGCGCAG GAAGAGGAGGTCCGCGTCCACCTCATCGTCCGGTAGTTCATCCTCGGTCACAGGCGGAGTTGAATATCGGCGCAAGATGAACGAAGTGGAACGACTAGCAGAAATGGAGCGTCAACGGAGACAAAGGGAAATTGAAGCTCGAATGGTAGAGGAAGAGAGTGCGGCCCGCATTGAGGCGCTTGTCCAACAACGAGTCCAGGAGGAACTGGAGAGGAGAAAG GATGAGATAGAGGCTGAAGTTAAAAGAAGAGTGGAAGAAGCAAGCAAGAAAATGGAAGCGGAGTTAATGGCCGAACTGGAGCGACGGCGGCAGGAGCAGCTGGAACGAGAGAAGCAGCGGGAGGAGGATGAGCAGCGAAAGCGGAGAGAACTAGAGACCATTATGGCGGAAAACAACCGCAAAATCGAAGAGGCGCAGAAAAAGCTGGCAGAGGAGCGGCTAGCAATGGTCGAGCAGCAACGACGGATGGACGAGGAACGCCGTCAGCTTGAGAAGGAGCAGGAACGCAGAGTCAAGGATGAGCAGCGCAAAATACTCGGCAAGAACAACAGTCGGCCCAAGTTGTCCTTCACACTGAAGCAATCGTAG
- the Arglu1 gene encoding UPF0430 protein CG31712 isoform X3, with translation MGRSRSKSRSPRRHHKTKHSRKRSKSRERHKHKRRQRRSASTSSSGSSSSVTGGVEYRRKMNEVERLAEMERQRRQREIEARMVEEESAARIEALVQQRVQEELERRKDEIEAEVKRRVEEASKKMEAELMAELERRRQEQLEREKQREEDEQRKRRELETIMAENNRKIEEAQKKLAEERLAMVEQQRRMDEERRQLEKEQERRVKDEQRKILGKNNSRPKLSFTLKQS, from the exons ATGGGTCGTTCGCGGAGCAAAAGTCGTTCGCCGCGGAGGCACCACAAAACGAAACACTCGCGAAAGCGGTCTAAAAGCCGAGAACGACACAAACACAAGCGCAGGCAA AGGAGGTCCGCGTCCACCTCATCGTCCGGTAGTTCATCCTCGGTCACAGGCGGAGTTGAATATCGGCGCAAGATGAACGAAGTGGAACGACTAGCAGAAATGGAGCGTCAACGGAGACAAAGGGAAATTGAAGCTCGAATGGTAGAGGAAGAGAGTGCGGCCCGCATTGAGGCGCTTGTCCAACAACGAGTCCAGGAGGAACTGGAGAGGAGAAAG GATGAGATAGAGGCTGAAGTTAAAAGAAGAGTGGAAGAAGCAAGCAAGAAAATGGAAGCGGAGTTAATGGCCGAACTGGAGCGACGGCGGCAGGAGCAGCTGGAACGAGAGAAGCAGCGGGAGGAGGATGAGCAGCGAAAGCGGAGAGAACTAGAGACCATTATGGCGGAAAACAACCGCAAAATCGAAGAGGCGCAGAAAAAGCTGGCAGAGGAGCGGCTAGCAATGGTCGAGCAGCAACGACGGATGGACGAGGAACGCCGTCAGCTTGAGAAGGAGCAGGAACGCAGAGTCAAGGATGAGCAGCGCAAAATACTCGGCAAGAACAACAGTCGGCCCAAGTTGTCCTTCACACTGAAGCAATCGTAG
- the Arglu1 gene encoding UPF0430 protein CG31712 isoform X1, producing the protein MGRSRSKSRSPRRHHKTKHSRKRSKSRERHKHKRRQVPAPSKLVLLRPTPLLLTGRKRRSASTSSSGSSSSVTGGVEYRRKMNEVERLAEMERQRRQREIEARMVEEESAARIEALVQQRVQEELERRKDEIEAEVKRRVEEASKKMEAELMAELERRRQEQLEREKQREEDEQRKRRELETIMAENNRKIEEAQKKLAEERLAMVEQQRRMDEERRQLEKEQERRVKDEQRKILGKNNSRPKLSFTLKQS; encoded by the exons ATGGGTCGTTCGCGGAGCAAAAGTCGTTCGCCGCGGAGGCACCACAAAACGAAACACTCGCGAAAGCGGTCTAAAAGCCGAGAACGACACAAACACAAGCGCAGGCAAGTTCCCGCACCTTCTAAATTAGTCCTTTTGAGACCAACGCCTTTGTTATTAACTGGCAGGAAGAGGAGGTCCGCGTCCACCTCATCGTCCGGTAGTTCATCCTCGGTCACAGGCGGAGTTGAATATCGGCGCAAGATGAACGAAGTGGAACGACTAGCAGAAATGGAGCGTCAACGGAGACAAAGGGAAATTGAAGCTCGAATGGTAGAGGAAGAGAGTGCGGCCCGCATTGAGGCGCTTGTCCAACAACGAGTCCAGGAGGAACTGGAGAGGAGAAAG GATGAGATAGAGGCTGAAGTTAAAAGAAGAGTGGAAGAAGCAAGCAAGAAAATGGAAGCGGAGTTAATGGCCGAACTGGAGCGACGGCGGCAGGAGCAGCTGGAACGAGAGAAGCAGCGGGAGGAGGATGAGCAGCGAAAGCGGAGAGAACTAGAGACCATTATGGCGGAAAACAACCGCAAAATCGAAGAGGCGCAGAAAAAGCTGGCAGAGGAGCGGCTAGCAATGGTCGAGCAGCAACGACGGATGGACGAGGAACGCCGTCAGCTTGAGAAGGAGCAGGAACGCAGAGTCAAGGATGAGCAGCGCAAAATACTCGGCAAGAACAACAGTCGGCCCAAGTTGTCCTTCACACTGAAGCAATCGTAG
- the LOC135944607 gene encoding DNA replication complex GINS protein PSF1-like, translated as MFGVKAFELIRDLTLTGPEALPLYNSETVRQVLEEMRVLYERNQRDVNNSVNEDSSYLGTVHLRHAALERNKRCLLAYLVNRLQRIRDLRWDFGSVLPGDVAGSLCEQEVQWLQNYNRHLATYMRGLDGLDLTQEHCPPKSLCLEVRCLQDYGLFELEDGEQVLLKKDSIHLLPRSECLMLIRQGVLEHIPH; from the exons atgTTTGGTGTGAAAGCATTTGAGCTTATCCGGGATCTCACCCTGACTGGTCCTGAGGCATTGCCGCTTTATAAT aGTGAAACTGTGAGACAAGTTTTGGAAGAGATGAGAGTACTTTATGAAAGGAACCAAAGAGATGT GAATAATTCAGTGAATGAAGACTCGAGCTACCTGGGAACAGTCCATTTAAGGCACGCTGCCTTGGAAAGAAACAAAAGGTGCCTTTTGGCTTATTTAGTGAATAGACTCCAGAGGATCAGGGACCTTCGATGGGATTTTGGGAGTGTTCTGCCAGGAGATGTCGCAGGCTCTCTTTGTGAACAG GAGGTACAGTGGCTGCAGAACTACAACCGACATCTAGCAACCTACATGAGAGGACTAGATGGCTTGGACCTGACTCAAGAGCACTGTCCACCAAAGTCACTGTGTTTAGAAGTGCGCTGTCTGCAAGATTACGGGCTTTTTGAACTTGAAGATGGTGAACAAGtgctattaaaaaaagactCAATCCATTTGTTACCTCGATCTGAGTGCCTTATGTTGATACGTCAAGGTGTCCTTGAGCACATTCCTCACTGA
- the LOC135942207 gene encoding fibronectin type-III domain-containing protein 3A-like isoform X1: MIHLSRPSASGGGPPSREQDDNVVQFHVNSGVTVSLQVGDSVRVVKGPMTVPMVPTAGRASQPPIPMPVQVPVGHVIHQIMDESGQLRQVILSPQRTHEQRQPAPNEYYHTYYTMVPPSVTIPQTAPPVLRSDDRSRVQRDKMKRRLEQRQGGPSTTPAPSPSKKPPPRKSKEAASSSSSTPPASPASPGLQLNVCEVSQTAANLSWAATGSANVSGSEDSGLAEPPPPEATTMYQLSIGKKGKEQKILYFGTDRSFQLDNLQPGTEYSIRLAAVLAGEGGSASSTAYTSFTTLPSSPSTPSPPRLVGRTKTSLTLKWSSCPNGGSPLTAYILELSDSDGQWQQIYKGREKQFTVSKLLAGASYSFRLAAANAFGESPFCPPVTFHTQEPLPPTPAPPRLASQALADRLLLEWDPAEIVDAYKLEQAEELAPNGPAPAFFLVYHGPDCRFESQNLQPASAYLYRLKVEANGQCSQPSVAARHVTTPAPPFAPARPQLRGRPQAHSVRLGWAQPLHTGGAPILAYQLQIDMGQGFQDVWSGQGCETVINELAPGRLYQARVAAINSAGISNFSEVAQFNTAAAPPGLPVWTRKQQPPSTHAVTLHWDPPAADGGAPVHHFEVEVADAHSRRPAYQGAEPFCVVSGLQAATLYHFFVRAANMAGLGPWSPELTLQTAVAPPAVPEPPSVEVSEDGVAEFSWPPLSTATSYGLQLALLEEPSAEPQYKQEYSGPDSNCQVANLAPGSTYLARLQGSNASGAGSFSTPVVFCTPVSVPGAVPHAPHCVSLKSDGLSAHLVVSFEQPVHWGGDSHGPLSYQLETVPSNPEQAPFHVNTDELTVELDLQLESTYRLRVRAVNIKGPGPSSPALRVTTPPPPPPAPSLSLIAAQPRALRLGWEVVEGTTVILEMRLSEAHKFHTVFQGRENRHKVTNLKKNTEYQFRTIAVGPGGQSDPSEVFIFRTKPEPICLPTNLKFSETSSSSVLATWQAPADHKSRLQSSSSRHGPFTVVYEGYECQYELRDLTPNTEYWIRASLVHNGEEGAWTTPTVACIVVKAAAEAVSRPAQAASTPAVERRQRPRALSEEQKKAAIVAVFLFLSVVLAVFLARTVTM; the protein is encoded by the exons ATGATCCACCTGAGCCGACCCTCGGCCTCCGGCGGTGGCCCTCCTTCGAGGGAGCAGGATGACAACGTTGTCCAGTTCCACGTCAACTCTGGGGTCACGGTCAGCCTTCAGGTCGGAGATTCGGTGCGCGTCGTCAAAG GGCCTATGACTGTGCCGATGGTTCCGACTGCAGGACGTGCCTCGCAGCCCCCGATTCCGATGCCCGTGCAGGTGCCCGTCGGACACGTCATCCACCAGATAATGGACGAGTCCGGACAACTGAGACAGGTCATCCTCAGCCCGCAGCGCACGCACGAACAACGACAG CCAGCACCAAACGAGTACTACCACACGTACTACACTATGGTGCCGCCGAGCGTGACCATCCCTCAAACCGCACCCCCAGTGCTGCGCTCCGACGACCGCAGCAGGGTGCAGCGGGACAAAATGAAACGGCGGCTGGAGCAGCGACAAGGAGGCCCATCTACCACTCCAGCCCCGTCACCGTCAAAGA AGCCTCCCCCGAGAAAATCAAAGGAAgcggcgtcgtcgtcgtcatccACACCGCCAGCTTCCCCCGCCTCTCCGGGATTGCAGCTGAACGTCTGCGAAGTATCGCAGACGGCAGCCAACCTGAGCTGGGCGGCCACGGGCTCGGCCAATGTCAGCGGCAGCGAGGACAGCGGCCTGGCGGAGCCGCCGCCCCCGGAGGCCACCACCATGTACCAACTGAGCATTGGGAAGAAgggcaaagagcaaaaaattttatatttcggCACCGATCGTTCGTTCCA ACTGGACAACCTGCAGCCTGGCACAGAGTATAGCATTAGATTGGCGGCTGTTTTGGCAGGGGAAGGCGGCTCTGCGTCTAGCACGGCTTACACGTCCTTTACAACCTTGCCATCCTCCCCTTCGACTCCTTCACCGCCTCGTCTTGTTGGAAGGACGAAAACATCATTGACCTTGAAGTGGTCAAGTTGTCCTAATGGCGGTTCTCCTCTCACAGCTTACATTCTTGAGTTGTCTGATTCAGACGGGCAGTGGCAGCAAATTTACAAAGGCCGGGAAAAGCAATTCACAGTCTCTAAACTTCTGGCTGGTGCATCCTATAGCTTTAG GCTGGCAGCTGCAAACGCGTTTGGCGAAAGTCCTTTCTGCCCGCCAGTCACCTTCCACACGCAAGAACCATTGCCACCCACCCCGGCGCCTCCCAGGCTCGCGTCGCAGGCCTTGGCGGACCGGCTCTTGCTTGAGTGGGACCCTGCCGAGATCGTGGACGCGTACAAACTGGAGCAGGCGGAGGAGCTGGCGCCGAACGGACCAGCTCCCGCTTTCTTCTTGGTCTACCACGGTCCCGACTGCAGGTTCGAGAGTCAGAACTTGCAGCCGGCATCTGCGTACCTGTATCGGCTGAAGGTAGAGGCTAACGGCCAGTGCTCGCAGCCCTCTGTCGCCGCCCGTCATGTGACGACTCCCGCGCCACCCTTTGCCCCTGCTCGGCCGCAACTGAGGGGTCGACCGCAGGCGCACAGCGTTCGTCTTGGGTGGGCACAGCCCCTGCACACTGGGGGAGCCCCCATTCTTGCCTATCAGCTCCAAATCGACATGGGACAAG GTTTCCAAGACGTGTGGAGTGGTCAAGGTTGTGAAACAGTGATCAATGAATTGGCCCCTGGCCGCTTGTATCAAGCCCGAGTGGCGGCTATCAACTCGGCCGGCATAAGCAATTTCTCTGAGGTGGCGCAATTTAATACGGCAGCGGCCCCACCGGGACTCCCAGTGTGGACGCGGAAGCAGCAGCCACCTTCCACTCACGCAGTCACACTCCACTGGGACCCCCCTGCCGCGGACGGAGGCGCCCCTGTGCACCACTTTGAGGTCGAGGTGGCCGACGCGCATTCCAGACGCCCCGCCTACCAGGGCGCCGAACCCTTCTGCGTCGTCAGTGGCCTGCAAGCGGCCACCCTGTACCACTTCTTCGTACGGGCCGCCAATATGGCCGGCCTGGGACCCTGGTCCCCTGAGTTGACCTTGCAAACCGCTGTGGCGCCTCCAGCTGTTCCAGAGCCACCTTCAGTCGAGGTTTCTGAAGATGGTGTTGCCGAGTTTTCGTGGCCGCCACTCTCCACGGCCACTTCCTACGGCCTCCAACTGGCTCTCCTTGAGGAACCCTCTGCTGAGCCGCAATACAAGCAGGAGTATTCTGGGCCGGATAGCAACTGTCAG GTTGCCAATCTGGCCCCAGGGTCCACCTACCTGGCCCGCTTGCAGGGCTCCAATGCGTCAGGAGCAGGTTCGTTCTCGACGCCGGTCGTGTTCTGCACGCCTGTTTCCGTTCCTGGGGCAGTGCCACACGCGCCCCACTGTGTTTCCCTTAAGTCAGACGGCTTGTCAGCCCATCTGGTTGTGAGTTTTGAGCAGCCTGTCCACTGGGGAGGCGACTCCCACGGGCCTCTCTCCTATCAGCTGGAGACTGTCCCCTCCAATCCTGAGCAAGCGCCCTTCCATGTCAATACAGATGAACTCACAGTCGAGCTCGACTTGCAACTAGAAAGCACCTATAG GTTGAGGGTTCGTGCAGTAAACATCAAGGGCCCTGGCCCTTCTTCCCCCGCTCTCAGAGTAACTACTCCCCCACCACCCCCGCCAGCCCCTTCACTCTCTCTTATAGCTGCACAGCCCAGGGCCCTGCGACTGGGGTGGGAGGTTGTTGAAGGCACCACTGTCATCCTTGAGATGAGGCTCTCTGAGGCGCATAA GTTCCACACCGTTTTCCAAGGACGTGAAAATCGACACAAGGTTACAAACCTGAAGAAGAATACAGAGTACCAATTCCGAACAATTGCTGTGGGGCCTGGAGGCCAGAGTGATCCCAGTGAAGTCTTTATTTTCCGCACCAAGCCAGAGCCGATCTGTTTGCCGACCAACCTTAAGTTCAGCGAGACCTCAAGCAGCAGCGTTCTTGCTACTTGGCAAGCGCCAGCTGATCATAAAAGTCGTCTCCAGTCAAGCAGCAGTAGGCATGGCCCATTTACTGTG GTGTATGAAGGCTACGAGTGCCAGTACGAGTTGCGAGACCTGACGCCCAACACAGAGTACTGGATCCGCGCCTCGTTGGTGCACAACGGCGAGGAGGGGGCGTGGACGACGCCTACCGTTGCGTGCATCGTAGTTAAAGCGGCTGCTGAAGCTGTGAGCCGACCGGCACAGGCGGCCAGCACGCCTGCCGTTGAGCGACGCCAGCGGCCGCGGGCGCTGAGTGAAGAGCAGAAGAAGGCGGCCATCGTGGCCGTCTTCCTCTTCCTGTCGGTGGTGCTGGCCGTTTTTTTGGCACGCACAGTGACCATGTGA
- the LOC135942207 gene encoding fibronectin type-III domain-containing protein 3A-like isoform X2, protein MANGDEADLMASYDYCGPWPQPAYEYYYPGPMTVPMVPTAGRASQPPIPMPVQVPVGHVIHQIMDESGQLRQVILSPQRTHEQRQPAPNEYYHTYYTMVPPSVTIPQTAPPVLRSDDRSRVQRDKMKRRLEQRQGGPSTTPAPSPSKKPPPRKSKEAASSSSSTPPASPASPGLQLNVCEVSQTAANLSWAATGSANVSGSEDSGLAEPPPPEATTMYQLSIGKKGKEQKILYFGTDRSFQLDNLQPGTEYSIRLAAVLAGEGGSASSTAYTSFTTLPSSPSTPSPPRLVGRTKTSLTLKWSSCPNGGSPLTAYILELSDSDGQWQQIYKGREKQFTVSKLLAGASYSFRLAAANAFGESPFCPPVTFHTQEPLPPTPAPPRLASQALADRLLLEWDPAEIVDAYKLEQAEELAPNGPAPAFFLVYHGPDCRFESQNLQPASAYLYRLKVEANGQCSQPSVAARHVTTPAPPFAPARPQLRGRPQAHSVRLGWAQPLHTGGAPILAYQLQIDMGQGFQDVWSGQGCETVINELAPGRLYQARVAAINSAGISNFSEVAQFNTAAAPPGLPVWTRKQQPPSTHAVTLHWDPPAADGGAPVHHFEVEVADAHSRRPAYQGAEPFCVVSGLQAATLYHFFVRAANMAGLGPWSPELTLQTAVAPPAVPEPPSVEVSEDGVAEFSWPPLSTATSYGLQLALLEEPSAEPQYKQEYSGPDSNCQVANLAPGSTYLARLQGSNASGAGSFSTPVVFCTPVSVPGAVPHAPHCVSLKSDGLSAHLVVSFEQPVHWGGDSHGPLSYQLETVPSNPEQAPFHVNTDELTVELDLQLESTYRLRVRAVNIKGPGPSSPALRVTTPPPPPPAPSLSLIAAQPRALRLGWEVVEGTTVILEMRLSEAHKFHTVFQGRENRHKVTNLKKNTEYQFRTIAVGPGGQSDPSEVFIFRTKPEPICLPTNLKFSETSSSSVLATWQAPADHKSRLQSSSSRHGPFTVVYEGYECQYELRDLTPNTEYWIRASLVHNGEEGAWTTPTVACIVVKAAAEAVSRPAQAASTPAVERRQRPRALSEEQKKAAIVAVFLFLSVVLAVFLARTVTM, encoded by the exons ATGGCCAACGGAGACGAGGCGGATTTGATGGCCTCTTACGACTACTGCGGCCCGTGGCCGCAGCCGGCCTACGAGTACTACTACCCCG GGCCTATGACTGTGCCGATGGTTCCGACTGCAGGACGTGCCTCGCAGCCCCCGATTCCGATGCCCGTGCAGGTGCCCGTCGGACACGTCATCCACCAGATAATGGACGAGTCCGGACAACTGAGACAGGTCATCCTCAGCCCGCAGCGCACGCACGAACAACGACAG CCAGCACCAAACGAGTACTACCACACGTACTACACTATGGTGCCGCCGAGCGTGACCATCCCTCAAACCGCACCCCCAGTGCTGCGCTCCGACGACCGCAGCAGGGTGCAGCGGGACAAAATGAAACGGCGGCTGGAGCAGCGACAAGGAGGCCCATCTACCACTCCAGCCCCGTCACCGTCAAAGA AGCCTCCCCCGAGAAAATCAAAGGAAgcggcgtcgtcgtcgtcatccACACCGCCAGCTTCCCCCGCCTCTCCGGGATTGCAGCTGAACGTCTGCGAAGTATCGCAGACGGCAGCCAACCTGAGCTGGGCGGCCACGGGCTCGGCCAATGTCAGCGGCAGCGAGGACAGCGGCCTGGCGGAGCCGCCGCCCCCGGAGGCCACCACCATGTACCAACTGAGCATTGGGAAGAAgggcaaagagcaaaaaattttatatttcggCACCGATCGTTCGTTCCA ACTGGACAACCTGCAGCCTGGCACAGAGTATAGCATTAGATTGGCGGCTGTTTTGGCAGGGGAAGGCGGCTCTGCGTCTAGCACGGCTTACACGTCCTTTACAACCTTGCCATCCTCCCCTTCGACTCCTTCACCGCCTCGTCTTGTTGGAAGGACGAAAACATCATTGACCTTGAAGTGGTCAAGTTGTCCTAATGGCGGTTCTCCTCTCACAGCTTACATTCTTGAGTTGTCTGATTCAGACGGGCAGTGGCAGCAAATTTACAAAGGCCGGGAAAAGCAATTCACAGTCTCTAAACTTCTGGCTGGTGCATCCTATAGCTTTAG GCTGGCAGCTGCAAACGCGTTTGGCGAAAGTCCTTTCTGCCCGCCAGTCACCTTCCACACGCAAGAACCATTGCCACCCACCCCGGCGCCTCCCAGGCTCGCGTCGCAGGCCTTGGCGGACCGGCTCTTGCTTGAGTGGGACCCTGCCGAGATCGTGGACGCGTACAAACTGGAGCAGGCGGAGGAGCTGGCGCCGAACGGACCAGCTCCCGCTTTCTTCTTGGTCTACCACGGTCCCGACTGCAGGTTCGAGAGTCAGAACTTGCAGCCGGCATCTGCGTACCTGTATCGGCTGAAGGTAGAGGCTAACGGCCAGTGCTCGCAGCCCTCTGTCGCCGCCCGTCATGTGACGACTCCCGCGCCACCCTTTGCCCCTGCTCGGCCGCAACTGAGGGGTCGACCGCAGGCGCACAGCGTTCGTCTTGGGTGGGCACAGCCCCTGCACACTGGGGGAGCCCCCATTCTTGCCTATCAGCTCCAAATCGACATGGGACAAG GTTTCCAAGACGTGTGGAGTGGTCAAGGTTGTGAAACAGTGATCAATGAATTGGCCCCTGGCCGCTTGTATCAAGCCCGAGTGGCGGCTATCAACTCGGCCGGCATAAGCAATTTCTCTGAGGTGGCGCAATTTAATACGGCAGCGGCCCCACCGGGACTCCCAGTGTGGACGCGGAAGCAGCAGCCACCTTCCACTCACGCAGTCACACTCCACTGGGACCCCCCTGCCGCGGACGGAGGCGCCCCTGTGCACCACTTTGAGGTCGAGGTGGCCGACGCGCATTCCAGACGCCCCGCCTACCAGGGCGCCGAACCCTTCTGCGTCGTCAGTGGCCTGCAAGCGGCCACCCTGTACCACTTCTTCGTACGGGCCGCCAATATGGCCGGCCTGGGACCCTGGTCCCCTGAGTTGACCTTGCAAACCGCTGTGGCGCCTCCAGCTGTTCCAGAGCCACCTTCAGTCGAGGTTTCTGAAGATGGTGTTGCCGAGTTTTCGTGGCCGCCACTCTCCACGGCCACTTCCTACGGCCTCCAACTGGCTCTCCTTGAGGAACCCTCTGCTGAGCCGCAATACAAGCAGGAGTATTCTGGGCCGGATAGCAACTGTCAG GTTGCCAATCTGGCCCCAGGGTCCACCTACCTGGCCCGCTTGCAGGGCTCCAATGCGTCAGGAGCAGGTTCGTTCTCGACGCCGGTCGTGTTCTGCACGCCTGTTTCCGTTCCTGGGGCAGTGCCACACGCGCCCCACTGTGTTTCCCTTAAGTCAGACGGCTTGTCAGCCCATCTGGTTGTGAGTTTTGAGCAGCCTGTCCACTGGGGAGGCGACTCCCACGGGCCTCTCTCCTATCAGCTGGAGACTGTCCCCTCCAATCCTGAGCAAGCGCCCTTCCATGTCAATACAGATGAACTCACAGTCGAGCTCGACTTGCAACTAGAAAGCACCTATAG GTTGAGGGTTCGTGCAGTAAACATCAAGGGCCCTGGCCCTTCTTCCCCCGCTCTCAGAGTAACTACTCCCCCACCACCCCCGCCAGCCCCTTCACTCTCTCTTATAGCTGCACAGCCCAGGGCCCTGCGACTGGGGTGGGAGGTTGTTGAAGGCACCACTGTCATCCTTGAGATGAGGCTCTCTGAGGCGCATAA GTTCCACACCGTTTTCCAAGGACGTGAAAATCGACACAAGGTTACAAACCTGAAGAAGAATACAGAGTACCAATTCCGAACAATTGCTGTGGGGCCTGGAGGCCAGAGTGATCCCAGTGAAGTCTTTATTTTCCGCACCAAGCCAGAGCCGATCTGTTTGCCGACCAACCTTAAGTTCAGCGAGACCTCAAGCAGCAGCGTTCTTGCTACTTGGCAAGCGCCAGCTGATCATAAAAGTCGTCTCCAGTCAAGCAGCAGTAGGCATGGCCCATTTACTGTG GTGTATGAAGGCTACGAGTGCCAGTACGAGTTGCGAGACCTGACGCCCAACACAGAGTACTGGATCCGCGCCTCGTTGGTGCACAACGGCGAGGAGGGGGCGTGGACGACGCCTACCGTTGCGTGCATCGTAGTTAAAGCGGCTGCTGAAGCTGTGAGCCGACCGGCACAGGCGGCCAGCACGCCTGCCGTTGAGCGACGCCAGCGGCCGCGGGCGCTGAGTGAAGAGCAGAAGAAGGCGGCCATCGTGGCCGTCTTCCTCTTCCTGTCGGTGGTGCTGGCCGTTTTTTTGGCACGCACAGTGACCATGTGA
- the mRpL50 gene encoding uncharacterized protein mRpL50 encodes MAVAMFRTNILKITQPNFTVLSVLRYYAKKIRVERKPKKAVVPSKDYISYDSSSNQIDAFKTSLASRGFLRNGKPYTPPPDVQKRLLEISKLCFPATWGLNDKFDDVDAKFKFLSLCWKEFDHEVPNSMLAALNNLGDIYSFYHTEVKKVSPLDAMKDMELPPNLHVQYEYLRFHPDTDTMFAGVSAFPGSSTVVTNIKYKKKYKGYIAPKVPSGG; translated from the exons ATGGCAGTCGCAATGTTTCGAACTAATATTTTGAAGATCACGCAAccaaattttactgttttaagCGTTTTAAgg TATTACGCCAAAAAGATCAGAGTTGAGAGGAAACCCAAGAAGGCTGTCGTGCCATCCAAAGACTACATTTCGTACGATAGCTCAAGCAATCAAATCGATGCCTTCAAAACATCCCTGGCGAGTAGAGGGTTCCTCAGGAACGGAAAGCCGTATACGCCTCCTCCTGATGTCCAGAAAAGATTGCTAGAGATCTCCAAATTGTGTTTCCCCGCAACTTGGGGTTTAAATGACAAATTTGATGATGTTGATGCCAAGTTCAAATTCTTGTCCCTATGCTGGAAGGAGTTTGACCACGAAGTACCAAATTCCATGCTGGCTGCATTGAACAATCTGG GTGACATCTACAGTTTTTATCATACTGAAGTGAAAAAAGTGTCACCTTTGGACGCTATGAAAGATATGGAACTTCCACCAAATTTGCATGTCCAGTACGAGTATCTTAGATTCCACCCAG ACACTGACACCATGTTTGCCGGAGTTTCTGCCTTTCCTGGAAGCTCAACCGTAGTGACTAACATCAAGTACAAGAAGAAATACAAGGGATACATCGCACCAAAGGTACCATCTGGAGGATAA